TATGAACACGCTTTACGAAGACGCAAAGAAAGCGCTCGGTGGTCCAATTGATATTCTGTTCAACAATCACGGTGGCCCGGCGGTCGGAGCAGCACTTGATTTAGACGAAGCCGAACTGATTAGCGAATTTAACAAAATGGTCGTCAGCATCATCCGTCTGACCGGCCTGTGCGTGCCCGACATGATTGCCCAAAAGTGGGGCCGAATTATTGCTGTTGGTTCTTCCGGCGTGGTTCAACCCATTCCCAACATGGTGCTGTCCAACACCCTTCGCGCGTCCACGGTTTATTACATGAAGACCTTGGCCAACGAAGTCATTAAAGATGGCGTTACGGTCAACATCGTATCACCGACCCAAGTTTTGACGGATCGCACCCGGTCTTCAGCAGCGATCAAAGCCGAAAAAGCGGGTATTTCCGCAGAAGAATTCTTGGCCAACCAGGAAAAAGGTTTGCCGGCAAAACGCTTTGGCGACACCAAGGAATTCGGCGGTCTCGTCGCGTTCTTGTGCAGCCAATACGGCGGATATTGTTCCGGCAGCAATTGGCGCGTTGATGGCGGCATGGTCAAAAGTATTGTCTAACGGGGGTTTATCTCAGCACTGATGACAGCGCCCTCTCTTCCATCAAAGATTGCCTCGCTGGATGCGTTCCATTTCAAGGTCCCGCTGGAGACCCCGCGCATAAATGCGTTTGGAAAAATGACGCATCGTCCGGCGCTGATCATTCGCTTACGAGATGAAGACGGTGCGGAGGGTTGGGGCGAGTGCTTTTCCAACTGGCCCAGCTTTGCGGCTGAACACCGCTACAATATCCTGACCGAAATTATGCGGCCTCTTCTGGTGGGGCAGCATCTGGAAACGCCGGAAAAGGTTTCGGCTTATCTGGCCCAGCGCACCCGTATACTGAGGGTTCAGTCTGACGAGCAGGGACCCTTTGATCAGGCTGTTGCCGCCGTGGATATCGCGGCGTGGGACCTAGCGTCGCGTCGGGCGGGTGTGCCGCTTTGCCAAATGCTGGGGGGATCAGGGACCGATATTCACGTACCTGCCTACGCCAGTGGCCTTGCGCCAGGAACTGCAGCGAATACTGCTGAGAAGGCATTTGGCATGGGTTTGCGCGCGTTCAAGCTCAAAGTTGGCTTTGGTCATGACGCGGATGTCGCGGAACTGCAAAAAGTACGCGATGTGATCGGTCCTGACTCGCGCCTTATGGTCGATGTTAATCAATCCTGGAAAATTGACCAAGTCGAGTCAGGTATTAAAGCATTTGAGCAATTTGATCTTGGCTGGGTGGAAGAACCGATCCCTGCGGATTCCGATTTAAAAGAATTCGCAAAAATTGCCGCCAAAAGTTCCATCCCGATTTCTGCGGGTGAGAACGTTCGGGGAATTGAGAACTTTGTTGAACTGATGACCACGGGCGGCGTTTCGGTCATTCAGCCGGACATTATAAAATGGGGCGGCTTGAGCGGATGTCGCGCCGTCGCCCTTGAGGCCCTGAAGCGCGGACGGCGTTATTGCCCCCATTACCTGGGCGGGGGCATTGGATTGGTGGCAACAGCACACCTTCTGGCTGCCGTCGGCGGCGACGGACTTTTGGAACTGGACGCGACGGATAACCCTCTGCGGGAATTGCTGGCTCAACCATTTCCAGAATTGCTAAATGGCGACTTTCACCTTACGACAGAACCAGGACTTGGTGTCGCGCCTGATATGAAGGCACTTAAGCCCTATCTGATTTCTGGCTAAGATTAATAACAAAGGAAAAATCAATGGCAAATGAAACAACGTCTGAAGGAAAAGCACTGGCTGACGAAATTGCAAAGCGACGGGGGAGAGTTTATCCCGCCCACCAATTCATTGCCGAACATTTCCCGGATTATATGGAAGCGTTGCTGGAGCTCGACACCGTCATCCGCGGAAAGGAAAGACGGTTTGACGAGAAAATGCACGAGCTGTTTCACATTCTGGCATTAGCCGTCGAGACATCCAACCCACATAATCAGCCGCATCTAAAGCAGCACCTAAAAAAGGGCATCTTGATGGGCCTTGAGCCAGTTGAAATTGCCGAAGCGCTGATGGTTTGCGTTAACCCGTGCGGAGCCAAAGTCCTGACTTACGGCGTCACCTGCATGCTTGAAGCGCTTGAAGAGATTGAGGCGGAGAAGGCCGCAGGCTAAAGCGTGCCGAAGACTTCTTCCGCCACCGCATGAACCCTATCAAGAGCCTCCTGACTGCGCGCCAGGACTTCAGGACCAAACGGTCCAGGGCCGCGTACATAGGCGGCGCGCAATCCTTCGAACACAGCCAAAGCGTCCAGCAATCCGCCTAGCTGATCATCTAGCCCCGCCAAGACTCGATCAGGGTCTGGGCAGCGATCAATGTACCAGGAATGTTCAAAATCAAATTCGACGCTGGTTAATCCTTTTGCGTGAAAAATCGCATTGGTCCAATGGGTGCAGGTATGCATCCCCGCCCACATGATGGCTTCGTAGTCTTCTACCGGGTCAAGACGCGCAGCCGATACCGCAAAATGTGCCGCTTTGGTTAGGTGCAATTCAGGAGTCACGTCGCACCTCCGACCATTCTCTATCGCTCGCTGCATCGCCGATCACGTCGAAAAATATCTGCTTTGCAGTGGCAAA
The DNA window shown above is from Rhodospirillaceae bacterium and carries:
- a CDS encoding mandelate racemase/muconate lactonizing enzyme family protein, coding for MTAPSLPSKIASLDAFHFKVPLETPRINAFGKMTHRPALIIRLRDEDGAEGWGECFSNWPSFAAEHRYNILTEIMRPLLVGQHLETPEKVSAYLAQRTRILRVQSDEQGPFDQAVAAVDIAAWDLASRRAGVPLCQMLGGSGTDIHVPAYASGLAPGTAANTAEKAFGMGLRAFKLKVGFGHDADVAELQKVRDVIGPDSRLMVDVNQSWKIDQVESGIKAFEQFDLGWVEEPIPADSDLKEFAKIAAKSSIPISAGENVRGIENFVELMTTGGVSVIQPDIIKWGGLSGCRAVALEALKRGRRYCPHYLGGGIGLVATAHLLAAVGGDGLLELDATDNPLRELLAQPFPELLNGDFHLTTEPGLGVAPDMKALKPYLISG
- a CDS encoding SDR family oxidoreductase; the protein is MDLGIKGKRAIILGASKGIGFASASALAAEGVDVVLSGSSMERAEAAAAKITDGKVVPMVGDVSNPDNMNTLYEDAKKALGGPIDILFNNHGGPAVGAALDLDEAELISEFNKMVVSIIRLTGLCVPDMIAQKWGRIIAVGSSGVVQPIPNMVLSNTLRASTVYYMKTLANEVIKDGVTVNIVSPTQVLTDRTRSSAAIKAEKAGISAEEFLANQEKGLPAKRFGDTKEFGGLVAFLCSQYGGYCSGSNWRVDGGMVKSIV